The proteins below are encoded in one region of Bacteroidota bacterium:
- a CDS encoding UDP-N-acetylglucosamine 2-epimerase (non-hydrolyzing), translating into DALMRNLEVAKSKSIILDELKLTENSYYLLTLHRPYNVDNPNVLRNILDTLSQLDEAVLFPVHPRTKSILDTNRIVVGKNIQMVDLLGYLDFIYLQSNARKILTDSGGIQKEAFILMKPCITLRSETEWIETVEEGWNLLMKPESDLDAEKIMNFNPTKVQMDIFGRNNADKMVEIINNI; encoded by the coding sequence TGATGCTTTGATGAGAAATTTGGAAGTAGCGAAATCAAAATCGATTATACTCGATGAACTGAAATTAACAGAAAACTCATATTACTTATTGACACTTCATAGGCCTTATAATGTGGATAATCCAAACGTTTTGAGAAATATCCTAGACACATTAAGCCAATTAGATGAAGCTGTTTTGTTTCCTGTGCATCCAAGGACAAAAAGTATTCTAGATACAAATAGAATTGTAGTCGGGAAAAATATTCAAATGGTTGATCTACTAGGCTACTTGGACTTCATTTATCTTCAATCGAATGCAAGGAAAATATTAACAGACTCGGGAGGTATACAAAAAGAAGCATTTATATTAATGAAACCCTGTATTACCTTACGCTCAGAAACTGAATGGATAGAAACTGTTGAAGAGGGATGGAACTTGCTAATGAAGCCAGAAAGTGATTTAGATGCAGAAAAAATAATGAATTTCAATCCAACTAAAGTTCAAATGGATATTTTTGGACGTAATAATGCAGACAAAATGGTTGAGATCATTAATAATATATAA
- a CDS encoding GxxExxY protein, producing the protein MVENEISKLIIGKSIEIHRSLGPGLLESAYQECLFYELVTEGLKVEKEKPMPIVYKEVKLDHGYRLDLLVENKVVIEIKSIESFTDVHTAQVLTYLKLGGYKLGLLINFNVPLLKNGLKRIIN; encoded by the coding sequence ATGGTTGAAAATGAGATTTCCAAGCTCATAATAGGCAAGTCTATTGAGATACACAGGTCTTTAGGACCTGGATTGTTAGAATCTGCATATCAGGAGTGCTTATTTTATGAGTTAGTCACTGAAGGATTGAAAGTTGAAAAGGAGAAGCCAATGCCAATAGTTTATAAGGAAGTCAAACTTGATCATGGCTACAGATTAGACTTATTGGTAGAAAATAAAGTTGTTATAGAAATAAAAAGTATAGAAAGTTTTACAGATGTTCATACAGCACAAGTACTAACCTATTTAAAACTGGGTGGTTACAAATTAGGCTTATTGATTAACTTTAATGTTCCCCTGCTTAAAAATGGACTTAAAAGAATTATTAATTAA
- a CDS encoding NAD(P)/FAD-dependent oxidoreductase, with protein sequence MKNTVAVIGGGMMGMTVALRMSEKGYDVSLYEASESLGGLASAWQIDDIVWDKFYHVVLLSDLYTRKIIKEIGLEEETNWVETKTGFYSGGKLFSMSNLIEFFKFPPINLIDKFRLGLTIFAASKMKNWKRLENIKVENWLTKWSGKNTFNKIWLPLLRAKLGENYKETSAAFIWATIQRMYAARNTGLKKEMFGYVSGGYANILDKLYKHIESKGIKVFTSHITKSITKKENEFEIVFENGHIENVKNVISTIPSSINAELIKDLLNIEIEKLKSIQYLGVVCTSVLIKNQLSPYYVTNITDDAPFTGIIEMGALVDRKNFNGYSLIYLPKYVKASDEFYHKSNAEIENIFISKLKEMYPEIKDEDIICVQTARAANVFALPTIAYSISLTNMQTSVEGIFIINSSYITNSTLNVNDTVKLAEDAVDKYF encoded by the coding sequence ATGAAGAATACCGTAGCAGTAATTGGTGGAGGAATGATGGGGATGACAGTTGCTTTGCGAATGTCAGAGAAAGGATATGATGTAAGTTTATATGAAGCATCTGAAAGTCTTGGTGGTTTGGCATCTGCATGGCAAATTGATGATATTGTTTGGGATAAATTCTATCATGTTGTTTTACTATCCGATTTATACACACGAAAAATTATCAAGGAAATTGGGCTTGAAGAAGAGACAAACTGGGTTGAAACAAAAACAGGTTTCTATTCAGGAGGGAAACTTTTTTCAATGTCGAACCTCATTGAGTTTTTTAAATTTCCACCTATAAACCTCATTGATAAATTTCGTTTAGGACTAACCATTTTTGCCGCTTCGAAAATGAAGAACTGGAAACGACTAGAGAATATCAAAGTTGAAAATTGGTTAACAAAATGGTCAGGAAAAAATACATTCAATAAAATTTGGTTGCCTCTATTACGCGCAAAGCTCGGTGAAAACTATAAAGAAACATCAGCCGCTTTTATTTGGGCAACAATTCAACGCATGTATGCAGCTAGAAATACAGGATTAAAGAAAGAGATGTTTGGATATGTTTCTGGTGGATATGCAAACATTCTTGATAAGCTATACAAGCATATTGAATCAAAAGGTATTAAAGTATTTACTTCTCACATTACCAAGAGCATTACTAAAAAAGAAAATGAATTTGAAATTGTATTTGAAAATGGACATATTGAAAATGTTAAAAACGTAATTTCAACTATTCCTTCATCAATAAATGCAGAGCTAATTAAGGATTTACTAAATATTGAAATAGAAAAACTGAAAAGTATACAATATTTAGGAGTTGTATGTACCTCTGTATTAATTAAGAACCAATTATCTCCCTATTATGTTACTAACATAACTGATGATGCACCGTTTACCGGAATTATTGAAATGGGAGCCTTGGTTGACAGGAAAAATTTCAATGGTTACAGTTTGATATACCTTCCAAAATATGTGAAAGCTTCAGATGAATTCTATCATAAATCGAATGCTGAAATTGAAAATATTTTTATTTCAAAACTGAAAGAAATGTATCCTGAAATCAAAGATGAGGATATTATCTGTGTTCAAACTGCAAGAGCAGCAAACGTTTTTGCATTACCAACTATTGCTTATTCAATTTCATTAACAAATATGCAAACCTCTGTTGAAGGTATATTTATTATTAATTCGTCATATATAACAAATAGTACGTTGAATGTTAACGATACTGTGAAGTTAGCCGAAGATGCCGTAGATAAGTATTTTTGA